Within Sphingobium sp. SCG-1, the genomic segment ACTTGAAAATAGAGCCGCGCAGCGTTTCGATCAGGGATGGCAGTAGTGTCCCCACCATGACCGATCTCGATAGGGAGGGGTTCATCTTTACTCATCATCCAAGCATAATGGAGCATCGCCCTGACGAAACGAGCGACTTTCATAATGAAGACAAGATCGTGCAAGTCCATTTTCTGGAGGTGCGGGCGCTCCTCAAGGAACTGACGGGCGCGGACGTTGTCGAATTTCCCTTCACCAGAGGCTCCGTCCGCAGCAGTGCTCCAGGTGCGCCTCAAGGACCCGCGCCGTTCCCCCATATCGACTTCAGCGAAGCGGGCGCGGTAAATACCGTCGACAGAATTTACCCTGACCGGCCAAAGGACGTCCGTCGCTGGGCTATTATTCAGCTATGGCGGTGCCTTTCTCCGGACGCGCCGGTCGACCGGCCGCTCGCTTTGCTGGACGCACAGAGCGTGAAACCCGAAGACTGCGTACGCATCGATGTTCAGTTCGACACCCATGTCGGGATGAACGAGGTGTTTTTCATGAAATATAGTCCCGATCATCGCTGGACCTATTTTAGCGAAATGAAGCTTAATGATCTGCTCATATTCAAATCCTATGACTCCGATCCCGGCAGGAATTTTCCGGCCGCCCATGTCTCCTTCCAGGAAACATTGCCCGATGCGCATATTCGTATGAGCTATGAATTGCGGGCCTATGTGGGATGGTACGAATAGGGATTGCGCGTGTCGCAAGGCGATGCTGTGGAAGGGCAAAGGGGTCAGCACGTTCGATGTTGGTCCGCACGGAAGGATGTCACCGAATGCCGTCGCTTACGAACTGGCGGCCGCCAAACTCCGCATGAACCGTGGTAGTCGCTGAAAGAAGTAACGCGGCGACCGGTGTTGGCGACCTATTCCTGGGCAGTGCTGAGTCTTATGATCCCATTCGAGCAGGCGAAGAATGTGTCGTCCGGTTACGGGAGATTACAACTTCTCGCCTGCCTCTGCCGCGGGTGCGGCATGCGTGGAAGAGATCACGGGAAGGGTGGGGAGACCCGCGCGCGGTGGGGTATAGAGGACTGAACGCGCGTAGCTTTGCAGAAACGATCCATCTGGCCGTTTCCTTGAAGCCGCGAACAGTCCGCCTTCT encodes:
- a CDS encoding CmcJ/NvfI family oxidoreductase encodes the protein MNQVIEKVAQPRMVEAQLSYCGHMDYKPQIGVRTKLKDGSVESDADRANRDLKIEPRSVSIRDGSSVPTMTDLDREGFIFTHHPSIMEHRPDETSDFHNEDKIVQVHFLEVRALLKELTGADVVEFPFTRGSVRSSAPGAPQGPAPFPHIDFSEAGAVNTVDRIYPDRPKDVRRWAIIQLWRCLSPDAPVDRPLALLDAQSVKPEDCVRIDVQFDTHVGMNEVFFMKYSPDHRWTYFSEMKLNDLLIFKSYDSDPGRNFPAAHVSFQETLPDAHIRMSYELRAYVGWYE